Below is a window of Gopherus evgoodei ecotype Sinaloan lineage chromosome 21, rGopEvg1_v1.p, whole genome shotgun sequence DNA.
cagaggtttgtgggtaatccctgagtggaaaacacgggaatgaggatatggaggtggatattaccacgtctgaggtagaagccatacttgaacagcttaatgggacaaaatcagagggcccggacaatcttcatcctagaatattaaaggaactggcgcatgaaattgcaagcccgttagcaagaatttttaatgaatcagtaaactcaggggttgtacagtacgactggagaattgctaacgtagttcctatctttaagaaagggagaaagagtgatccgagtaactataggcctgttagtttgacatctgtagtatgtaaggtcttggaaaaaattttgaaggagaaagtagttaaggacattgaggtcaatggtaattgggacaaagtaccacatggttttactaaaggtagatcatgccaaaccaacctgatcttctttgagaaggtgacaggctatttagacaaaggaaatgcgatagacctaatttacctcgatttcagtaaggcatttgacacggttccacatgcggaattattagtcaaattggaaaagatgaggatcaatatgaaaattgaaaggtggataaggaactggttaaaggggagactacaacaggtcatactgaagggttaaatgtcaggctggaaggaggttactagtggagttcctcaaggatcggttctgagaccaatcttatttaacctttttattaccaaccttggcacaaaaagcgggaatgtactaataaagttcatggatgacacaaagctggggggtattgctaacacggagaaggactgggatatcatacaggaagatctggacgaccttgtaaactggagtaatagtaataggatgaaatttaatagtgaaaagtgcaaggtcatgtactTAGGGATTAatataagaattttagatatagattggggatgcatcagttgggagcaacagaggaggaaaaggacttTGAGGTATTGGTAGATcagaggatgactatgagccgccaatgtgatatggccgttaaaaaagctaatgcggtttcaggatgcatcaggcgaggtatttccagcaaagataaggaggtgttagtaccgttatataaggcgctggtgagaccccacctggaatactgtgtgcagttctggtctcccatgtttaagaaggatgaattcaaactggaacaggttcagagacgggctactaggatgatccgaggaatggaaaacctgtcttatgaaaggagactcaaagagcttggcttgtttagtctagccaaaagaaggctgacgggggatatgcttgctctatataaatatatcagagggattaatattagggagggagaggaattatttaaacttaataccaatgtagatacaggaacaaatgggtataaactggacactaggaagtttagacttgaaattagacgaaggtttctaaccattagaggagtaaagttcttgaacagccttccaaggggagtagtgggggcaaaggacatatctggctttaagattaagcttgataagtttatggaagggatggtatgatgagagagcctaattttggcaactgatctttgattatcgccaggtaagtatgcccagtggttggtgatgggatgttggattggatgggatctgagttactgcagagaattattttctgagtgctggctggtgagtcttgcccacatgctcagggtttagctgatcgccatatttggggtcgggagggaattttcctccagggcagattggcagaggccctggagttttttcgccttcccctgcagcgtggggcatgggtcacttgctggtggattctctgcagcttgaggtcttcaaaccacaatttgaagacttcaataactcaggcataggttaggggtttgttatagaagtggatgggtagggttctgtggcctgctttgtgcagggggtcggagtagatgatcacactggtcccttctgaccctagaatctatgaatctatgaatctatgaattcagAGAGGTCTTAAAAATCACATTAACAGGAGAGGGTGGAGAGAAAAGCCACAATAATGATTTGagggatggaaaaaaaatctcttttggtgagagacttaaggagttcaatctgtttagtttactaaaatcaagaccAAATGGTTACTTGATTGCCATTTGCAAGCAcattcatggggagaaaatactgagtAATGAAGGTCTCTTTAATCTGATGCagaaaaggcataacaagaacccgTGACTGGaaattaaagccagacaaattcaaattagaaataaggcacaaattttaaacagggagggtgattaactatcagaacaaactaccaagggaagtggatTCCCCATCTCTTGATGTTTTAGAAATACATATGGTTAGGTAACACATTTCTGAAAATGACAGGTAGAAATACAGGGGGGTGTGAAGGGAGGGAATGAATTTTATGGATAGAAAGGCAGACAGGATGCCTTTTTGTATGCTTTTGAAACACAATTTTTCAGGTTCAATACAGGATTAATCAGATGAAATCctatggtctgtgttacacaggacAGATTTGATCTAATTATCGCTACTGGCCTCAACATTGATTAATCTATAAAGGACACTTTTGAAATCAAAGCATTAGACTGCAAATGTGTTAAGGCAGAAACTGCCTGTTACTATTTGTGCGTTTGTACTGTGGATAAAACAATGACACTCTGATCTCAGCTGAAGCTTATAGGTGctaaaataatcataataataattattataattataattataataatacaaAAGAGATTTGGTCCATTATTATTCTGTGGATTTGCATGTACAAGGTGCCTAATAGAAATGTTCTTAGCAGTGAGGATTTCACCTCGGCCAGGGACAGAAGTTTCTTGCCATTGTCTTCTTCAAGGCTCCCTTCACCTCTTTATTCCTCAGGGTATATATTACAGGGTTTAACAGTGGTGTCACGACTGTGTACATCAGGGAAATCATCTTATCGGTGTTTGGTGAATAGCTGGACCTGGGTTGCAAGTAGGTGAAAAGGGCTGTTCCAAAAAATAATGTCACCACCATCAGATGTgcagagcaggtggagaaggccttgTGACGGCTCTCAGCTGAGGGCATCTttaggatggtggagatgatacgGACGTAGGAGACCAGAATCAGCAGGAACGGCCCCATGATGAACAACATGGACACCCCAAACAGCGTTATCTCATTCATGGAGGTGTCTGCACAGGCCAGATTCACCACAGGCAGGATGTCGCAAAAGAAGTGATGAATTTGTTGAGGGCCACAGAAGGGCAAAGTGAAGATCCAAGTTGTTTGTGCTGTTTCCACCAGAAAACCAGTGACCCAAGAGGCAGCAGCCAGGCAGACACAGACCCTGCTGCTCATGATCAGCGTGTATTGCAAGGGATGGCATATGGCAACATAGCGGTCATAAGCCATGGTCGCCAGGAGGCAGCATTCTGTGAGGCCCAGGATGGTAAAGACATACATCTGGGCTGCACAACCCATGATGGAGATGCTTTTGTGCTCTACAAGGAGGTGCACCAACATTTGTGGGACCACGCTGGTTGTGTAACACATTTCCAAGAAGGACAAATTCaccaggaagaaatacatgggggtgtggagggaagGACTGAGTTTTATCAGTAGAATAATGACTATGTTCCCCATGATGGTGAGGAGGTAGATCAATAGAAACACCAGAAACAGAAGAACCTGCAGCTCCTGGAGGTAGGAGAAAGCCACAAATGTGAATTCGGTGAGAACGGTTTGGCTTTCATTCAATTCTTCTTTTTTATATGACATCTGTAGGGAAATTATGgacaagagaaagaaagaagaaaatgcatGAAAGTGAACAATAAGCATCAAAAATCAGATGAAAGTTGGGCACTGAATCGGTTTCTTCTTCTCGCCTTTTCTGTTTAGTTGCTCCGACTGTAAAATGTTTAGCATGAACAAATGACAGATGCAGAAGGAAATAACTCATCATTGCTTGATTCTCTGCTCTTTCAGTAACCCTTGTCTTGTGATC
It encodes the following:
- the LOC115638077 gene encoding olfactory receptor 10A4-like, translating into MSYKKEELNESQTVLTEFTFVAFSYLQELQVLLFLVFLLIYLLTIMGNIVIILLIKLSPSLHTPMYFFLVNLSFLEMCYTTSVVPQMLVHLLVEHKSISIMGCAAQMYVFTILGLTECCLLATMAYDRYVAICHPLQYTLIMSSRVCVCLAAASWVTGFLVETAQTTWIFTLPFCGPQQIHHFFCDILPVVNLACADTSMNEITLFGVSMLFIMGPFLLILVSYVRIISTILKMPSAESRHKAFSTCSAHLMVVTLFFGTALFTYLQPRSSYSPNTDKMISLMYTVVTPLLNPVIYTLRNKEVKGALKKTMARNFCPWPR